One Falco naumanni isolate bFalNau1 chromosome 13, bFalNau1.pat, whole genome shotgun sequence DNA segment encodes these proteins:
- the TRA2B gene encoding transformer-2 protein homolog beta isoform X2, which translates to MSDSGEQNYGERESRSASRSGSAHGSGKSGRHTPARSRSKEDSRRSRSKSRSRSESRSRSRRSSRRHYTRSRSRSRSHRRSRSRSYSRDYRRRHSHSHSPMSTRRRHIGNRANPDPNCCLGVFGLSLYTTERDLREVFSKYGPIADVSIVYDQQSRRSRGFAFVYFENVEDAKEAKERANGMELDGRRIRVDFSITKRPHTPTPGIYMGRPTYGSSRRRDYYDRGYDRGYDDRDYYSRSYRGGGGGGGGGWRAVQDRDQFYRRRSPSPYYSRGGYRSRSRSRSYSPRK; encoded by the exons ATGAGCGACAGCGGGGAGCAGAACTACGGCGAGCGG GAATCCCGTTCTGCTTCCAGAAGCGGAAGTGCTCATGGGTCTGGCAAGTCGGGGAGGCACACCCCTGCAAGATCTCGATCTAAGGAGGATTCCAGGCGTTCCAGGTCAAAATCTAGATCCAGGTCTGAATCCAG atctAGATCAAGGAGGAGTTCCCGTAGACACTACACAAGATCACGCTCTCGTTCCCGCTCTCATAGGAGATCCAGAAGTAGGTCTTACAGTCGGGATTATCGGCGACGACACAGTCACAGCCATTCACCCATGTCTACTCGCAGACGTCATATTGGAAACAGG GCAAATCCTGACCCAAATTGTTGTCTTGGTGTGTTTGGATTGAGTCTGTACACCACAGAAAGAGATCTGAGAGAAGTTTTCTCCAAGTATGGTCCAATTGCTGATGTTTCCATTGTGTATGATCAACAGTCTCGGCGTTCGAGAGGATTTGCATTTGTGTACTTCGAAAACGTTGAGGATGCTAAGGAA GCAAAGGAACGTGCCAATGGAATGGAGCTGGATGGAAGAAGGATCCGGGTAGACTTCTCCATAACAAAAAGACCTCACACACCTACCCCTGGAATCTATATGGGAAGACCCACTTA TGGCAGCTCACGACGACGAGATTACTATGACAGAGGGTATGACAGAGGATATGATGATCGTGACTATTACAGCAGGTCATACAG aggaggtggtggtggcggaggaggaggatggagagctGTTCAAGATAGGGATCAGTTTTACAG GAGGAGATCACCATCCCCATATTACAGCCGAGGGGGCTACAGATCTCGATCCAGATCTCGATCCTATTCACCTCGTAAGTAG
- the TRA2B gene encoding transformer-2 protein homolog beta isoform X1 — translation MSDSGEQNYGERESRSASRSGSAHGSGKSGRHTPARSRSKEDSRRSRSKSRSRSESRSRSRRSSRRHYTRSRSRSRSHRRSRSRSYSRDYRRRHSHSHSPMSTRRRHIGNRANPDPNCCLGVFGLSLYTTERDLREVFSKYGPIADVSIVYDQQSRRSRGFAFVYFENVEDAKEAKERANGMELDGRRIRVDFSITKRPHTPTPGIYMGRPTYGSSRRRDYYDRGYDRGYDDRDYYSRSYRGGGGGGGGGWRAVQDRDQFYRRRSPSPYYSRGGYRSRSRSRSYSPRRY, via the exons ATGAGCGACAGCGGGGAGCAGAACTACGGCGAGCGG GAATCCCGTTCTGCTTCCAGAAGCGGAAGTGCTCATGGGTCTGGCAAGTCGGGGAGGCACACCCCTGCAAGATCTCGATCTAAGGAGGATTCCAGGCGTTCCAGGTCAAAATCTAGATCCAGGTCTGAATCCAG atctAGATCAAGGAGGAGTTCCCGTAGACACTACACAAGATCACGCTCTCGTTCCCGCTCTCATAGGAGATCCAGAAGTAGGTCTTACAGTCGGGATTATCGGCGACGACACAGTCACAGCCATTCACCCATGTCTACTCGCAGACGTCATATTGGAAACAGG GCAAATCCTGACCCAAATTGTTGTCTTGGTGTGTTTGGATTGAGTCTGTACACCACAGAAAGAGATCTGAGAGAAGTTTTCTCCAAGTATGGTCCAATTGCTGATGTTTCCATTGTGTATGATCAACAGTCTCGGCGTTCGAGAGGATTTGCATTTGTGTACTTCGAAAACGTTGAGGATGCTAAGGAA GCAAAGGAACGTGCCAATGGAATGGAGCTGGATGGAAGAAGGATCCGGGTAGACTTCTCCATAACAAAAAGACCTCACACACCTACCCCTGGAATCTATATGGGAAGACCCACTTA TGGCAGCTCACGACGACGAGATTACTATGACAGAGGGTATGACAGAGGATATGATGATCGTGACTATTACAGCAGGTCATACAG aggaggtggtggtggcggaggaggaggatggagagctGTTCAAGATAGGGATCAGTTTTACAG GAGGAGATCACCATCCCCATATTACAGCCGAGGGGGCTACAGATCTCGATCCAGATCTCGATCCTATTCACCTC gtcgCTATTAA